A single genomic interval of uncultured Sunxiuqinia sp. harbors:
- a CDS encoding FIST N-terminal domain-containing protein, which produces MKIVQAQRMEDSPWQYLTEERTLNNPLVLVFGSRFLLEKQEIIADVKDEFPYEHIIFGSTAGEIAGINVKDETIVVSAIEFEKASFLIRHENILDYNKDARQLGQALGSSIPPERLAHVFVVSEGTYMNGSSLIAGMSQVLEKRVALTGGLCGDGSRFEKTLAGYQEAPKVGEVIAVALYGDTLDVSFASFGGWIPFGPERIVTRSEDNILYEMDGVPALEIYKRYLGDKANELPQASLLFPLNITFEDKPEPVVRTILNIDSAENSMILAGDVPMNSKAQLMMASVDGIASGAAKAAELGMKKRKKKPELALLVSCIGRKLVMDQRIEEEIEEVFEVIGKQSVIAGFYSYGEIAPFKEGHSCELHNQTMTLTLISE; this is translated from the coding sequence ATGAAGATCGTTCAGGCACAACGTATGGAAGATTCTCCCTGGCAATACTTAACAGAAGAGAGAACTTTAAATAATCCGCTAGTTCTTGTTTTTGGCAGCCGTTTTTTGCTCGAAAAGCAAGAGATCATTGCGGATGTAAAAGACGAATTTCCTTATGAGCACATCATTTTTGGGTCTACAGCCGGCGAAATTGCTGGAATCAATGTAAAAGATGAAACGATTGTGGTATCGGCAATCGAATTTGAAAAAGCCAGTTTCCTGATTCGACATGAGAATATTCTGGATTATAATAAAGATGCCAGGCAACTAGGGCAGGCACTGGGCAGTTCAATTCCTCCGGAACGCTTGGCCCATGTATTTGTTGTTTCCGAAGGAACTTATATGAATGGAAGTTCGTTGATTGCGGGGATGTCTCAGGTTTTAGAAAAAAGAGTAGCACTTACCGGCGGACTTTGTGGCGATGGTTCTCGTTTCGAAAAGACGTTGGCGGGATATCAGGAAGCGCCTAAAGTTGGAGAAGTGATTGCCGTAGCTTTGTATGGCGATACATTGGATGTTTCGTTTGCCAGCTTCGGTGGTTGGATACCATTTGGTCCCGAACGAATTGTGACACGTTCCGAAGACAACATTTTATATGAAATGGACGGTGTGCCAGCTTTGGAAATTTATAAGCGCTACTTGGGCGATAAAGCCAACGAGCTGCCGCAAGCTTCATTGCTTTTTCCTTTGAATATTACGTTTGAAGATAAACCGGAGCCAGTGGTGCGTACCATATTGAATATTGACTCAGCCGAAAATTCTATGATTTTGGCTGGCGATGTGCCCATGAACTCAAAGGCACAGCTCATGATGGCCTCAGTAGATGGAATTGCTTCCGGTGCTGCAAAAGCCGCCGAACTTGGCATGAAAAAACGCAAAAAAAAGCCAGAACTGGCATTATTGGTGAGTTGTATTGGTCGAAAGTTAGTGATGGATCAGCGTATAGAAGAGGAGATCGAAGAAGTGTTCGAGGTTATTGGGAAACAATCCGTTATTGCCGGATTTTATTCCTATGGTGAAATTGCACCTTTTAAAGAAGGACATTCTTGCGAATTACATAACCAGACCATGACATTGACTTTAATAAGTGAATAA
- a CDS encoding Hpt domain-containing protein, whose product MKTMKEEPNLLYIRELSEGDTDFEMTLLQVVKKELPAEIEVYKQQLAEENYSKTAESVHKLKHKISILGLEKSYQTAVDYENELKEGQTRLQAEFEEILDSMVAFIGKL is encoded by the coding sequence ATGAAAACAATGAAAGAAGAACCAAATCTCCTTTATATAAGGGAGTTGTCGGAAGGTGATACTGACTTTGAGATGACTTTGTTGCAGGTCGTTAAGAAGGAGTTGCCGGCTGAAATTGAAGTTTATAAGCAACAACTCGCTGAAGAAAATTATAGTAAAACAGCAGAAAGTGTACATAAGCTGAAACATAAAATTAGTATATTAGGGCTAGAAAAAAGTTACCAGACAGCCGTTGACTACGAAAACGAGCTGAAAGAAGGCCAAACACGACTTCAAGCTGAGTTTGAAGAAATTCTGGACAGCATGGTGGCTTTTATTGGAAAGCTCTAA
- a CDS encoding HAMP domain-containing sensor histidine kinase, translating to MQNFLNAVTGSYGNYEEQIAMLQRAMKISSEELFEANAKLREEGESQKKVIANLSTVVASFQKNGHGSVQILEVENLNDFIEKQSKEIVDISRQREALMKNLKQKNQVLSDYAHMVSHDLKSPLRNIDSLVNWIKEENESYVDDNCSQQFDLILRNLEKMDDLINGILRYSTIDDANSEVYDVNTHHLVYEIIEILDIPKHIKIEVDENLPVLRGDKFRLQQLFKNLLHNAIKSVDKPKGKVQVKVEDKSDYWEFCVSDNGKGIPKEYQNKIFQIFEKIENDQVATGIGLSIVKKIVDYYEGEIQVQSEVGQFTSFFFTIPKKM from the coding sequence ATGCAAAATTTTTTGAATGCAGTAACAGGCTCATACGGCAACTATGAAGAGCAGATTGCCATGTTGCAGCGAGCAATGAAGATTAGTTCGGAGGAACTTTTTGAAGCCAATGCTAAATTGAGAGAAGAGGGCGAAAGCCAGAAGAAAGTGATAGCCAATTTGAGCACAGTGGTTGCTTCATTTCAAAAAAATGGACATGGCAGTGTACAAATTCTGGAAGTTGAAAATTTGAACGATTTTATCGAAAAGCAGTCCAAAGAAATTGTAGATATTTCAAGACAACGCGAAGCTTTAATGAAAAACCTGAAACAGAAGAACCAGGTGCTATCAGATTATGCCCACATGGTTTCGCACGATTTGAAATCGCCTTTGCGCAATATCGATTCGTTGGTTAATTGGATCAAGGAGGAGAATGAATCGTATGTTGATGATAATTGTAGCCAGCAGTTTGATCTGATTTTAAGAAATCTAGAGAAGATGGATGACCTCATCAATGGTATTTTACGCTATTCAACAATCGACGATGCAAATTCTGAAGTTTACGATGTTAACACGCATCATCTGGTGTACGAAATTATTGAAATTTTAGACATCCCAAAACATATAAAAATTGAAGTAGATGAGAATTTACCGGTTCTAAGAGGTGATAAATTCAGGCTGCAACAGCTTTTTAAAAACTTACTGCACAATGCCATTAAAAGTGTTGATAAGCCAAAAGGGAAAGTGCAGGTAAAAGTTGAAGATAAAAGCGACTACTGGGAATTTTGTGTGTCGGACAACGGGAAGGGGATACCCAAAGAGTACCAGAATAAGATTTTTCAAATTTTTGAAAAGATAGAAAATGACCAAGTGGCAACAGGAATTGGACTTTCCATCGTAAAAAAAATTGTTGATTACTACGAAGGGGAAATTCAGGTGCAGAGTGAAGTTGGTCAGTTTACAAGTTTCTTTTTTACCATTCCAAAAAAAATGTAA
- a CDS encoding glycosyltransferase, translating into MKVAVVTAFPPSKVTLNEYGYHLVKNFAQNEEVSELVLITDHTDEPKQLDFETGNCKLTVKESWRFNSYKNIYRIYKTIVEEKPDVVFINLQFMKFGEKKIPAALGLLLPTLLKFKGFPTVSLLHNILEQVDLESAGFTKNKIAQKVYNFIGTTLTRFILQSDLVAVTISKYVDVLKTKYKKDNVAQVPHGTFEVPPMPSMILPAGPKKVMTFGKFGTYKKVEVMIEAIRKIRERSHIDVEVVIAGTDSPNTPGYLAEVQDKYKNVENLTFTGYVEEEQVPVIFSESAVVVFPYTSTTGSSGVLHQAGSYGKAVVMPDLGDLGILVREEGYVGEFFQPEDVNSLADAIQRILEDDLYRIKLGVKNYKAACSLPMNEIVDMYMCHFKRAINKKAPQQSTVKESKSRLRIPEAV; encoded by the coding sequence ATGAAAGTAGCCGTTGTCACAGCATTCCCTCCTAGCAAAGTAACGTTGAATGAGTATGGATACCACTTGGTAAAAAACTTTGCACAGAATGAAGAAGTATCAGAATTGGTTTTAATTACCGACCATACTGACGAACCCAAGCAACTGGATTTTGAAACCGGAAATTGCAAATTAACTGTAAAAGAAAGCTGGCGTTTTAATAGCTATAAAAACATCTACCGTATTTATAAAACGATTGTTGAAGAAAAGCCTGACGTTGTTTTTATCAACCTTCAGTTTATGAAATTCGGAGAGAAAAAAATCCCAGCCGCTTTAGGTTTGCTCTTGCCAACTCTTTTAAAATTCAAAGGTTTTCCAACTGTTTCCTTGTTACACAATATTTTGGAACAAGTTGATTTGGAAAGCGCAGGATTCACAAAAAATAAAATTGCACAGAAAGTTTATAACTTCATCGGAACAACATTAACTCGTTTTATTTTGCAATCGGATTTGGTTGCCGTCACCATCAGCAAATATGTTGATGTGTTGAAAACAAAATACAAGAAAGACAATGTGGCTCAGGTGCCTCACGGAACGTTTGAAGTTCCGCCAATGCCAAGTATGATTTTGCCTGCTGGACCGAAAAAAGTAATGACTTTCGGAAAATTCGGGACTTACAAAAAAGTTGAGGTGATGATTGAAGCAATCCGAAAAATCAGAGAACGTTCGCACATCGATGTAGAAGTGGTTATTGCCGGAACTGACAGCCCAAATACACCAGGATACCTGGCCGAAGTGCAAGATAAATACAAAAATGTAGAAAACCTGACGTTTACTGGTTACGTTGAAGAAGAACAAGTTCCGGTTATCTTTTCAGAAAGTGCAGTAGTGGTTTTCCCTTACACGTCAACAACCGGAAGTTCGGGAGTATTGCACCAGGCTGGTAGCTACGGAAAAGCAGTTGTAATGCCGGATTTGGGAGACCTGGGCATTTTGGTTCGTGAAGAAGGATATGTTGGAGAGTTTTTCCAACCCGAAGATGTCAACTCGTTGGCTGATGCTATTCAACGAATTCTGGAAGATGATTTATACCGCATCAAACTTGGTGTAAAAAACTACAAAGCAGCTTGTTCGTTGCCAATGAATGAAATCGTAGATATGTACATGTGTCATTTCAAACGTGCAATCAACAAAAAGGCACCTCAACAATCAACGGTTAAAGAATCGAAAAGCAGGCTTCGGATTCCCGAGGCGGTCTAA
- a CDS encoding tetratricopeptide repeat protein: MKKTIVLTILYFSFFLANGQDMKTGFAHLEAGEFAQAESFFEQVLEEYPDNKTALICYGRAVGLNGQPSKAKNIFSDLLKQYPNDIEVQLNYAESLLWGKQYGKAEKYYSTLAKQYPENFAVLLGYANTFSNLKKYAEATDYVNRALVVQPGNASAMTSKKYIRLGQAYSLSQQQEYKAAVELLKANLADFENDRQTLINLANIYILMKETDLASETYQTLATSPKDSLLALNGMALAAHIAGKNKLALQRSEKAISKLSATIDSTTTKSTKERFVQALIWNKHYSKAEDTIRSYQQQYGDQNWILSLKATLGMYRSDFSESIAAYNQILENDSASFDGNLGIGNAYYAVGKVDKAYSAADQTLEIFENQVDAQTFLNKLDRSFSPVVEERISLTSDNGKNQAISTKTQLLFPVSTKLSFSGAYLYREAKNKNTDEQATTHEFRVGVNYHLLPKVKLHAAGTVIDAKSFSHDYTSFSSELSAKMKLLKLQDLELGFKQDIQNYNADLVDRELKANHFYLNHNLGSNVGVGWFTQYFYTNQSDENVRNLLFTSLYYNILSKPVLKTGFNFQTIGFKEQRPTVYFSPEKFKVYELFLDFLKDENSIQDQSGLFYGLNAAAGYQFIEDGKKQFTHRVQVKLGYKASNRLLANFYGTQSNIASATAAGFSFTEVGLRLKWQISSSPIFNRKKYDHFR; encoded by the coding sequence ATGAAAAAAACAATCGTACTAACAATCCTTTATTTTTCTTTTTTTCTGGCTAACGGTCAGGACATGAAAACAGGCTTTGCACATTTGGAAGCCGGAGAATTTGCCCAAGCAGAAAGCTTCTTTGAGCAAGTGTTGGAGGAATATCCTGACAATAAAACTGCCCTTATTTGTTATGGCCGCGCTGTTGGGCTAAACGGGCAACCTTCAAAAGCAAAAAACATATTTTCCGATTTGCTCAAACAATATCCGAATGATATTGAAGTACAATTAAATTATGCAGAGTCCTTACTCTGGGGAAAGCAATATGGAAAAGCGGAAAAGTACTACTCAACGCTCGCTAAACAATACCCAGAAAACTTTGCGGTACTGCTAGGGTATGCCAATACGTTTTCAAATCTGAAAAAATACGCAGAGGCCACAGACTATGTCAACCGTGCTTTAGTCGTACAACCAGGCAATGCGAGCGCAATGACCTCTAAAAAGTATATCCGGCTGGGGCAAGCCTATTCATTAAGTCAGCAGCAAGAATATAAAGCTGCCGTAGAATTGTTGAAAGCTAATTTGGCCGATTTCGAGAATGACCGGCAAACATTAATCAACCTTGCCAATATCTATATATTAATGAAAGAAACAGACTTGGCCTCTGAAACCTACCAGACATTGGCTACTTCGCCAAAAGATTCGTTGCTTGCTTTAAATGGAATGGCTTTGGCTGCCCACATCGCTGGAAAAAATAAACTGGCACTTCAACGATCAGAAAAAGCGATTTCGAAACTTAGTGCCACCATCGACTCAACGACTACCAAAAGTACGAAAGAGCGTTTTGTGCAAGCTTTAATTTGGAATAAACACTACAGCAAGGCCGAAGATACCATTCGGAGTTACCAACAACAATACGGGGATCAAAACTGGATTTTATCGCTGAAAGCTACGTTGGGTATGTACCGAAGTGATTTTAGCGAAAGTATTGCAGCCTACAACCAAATTCTCGAGAATGATTCAGCTTCATTCGATGGGAACCTGGGAATTGGCAATGCCTATTATGCCGTTGGCAAAGTGGATAAAGCATACAGCGCCGCCGATCAAACATTGGAGATTTTTGAAAATCAAGTTGATGCCCAAACCTTTTTGAATAAGCTCGATCGTAGCTTCAGCCCGGTAGTTGAAGAACGAATAAGTTTAACTTCGGATAACGGAAAAAACCAAGCAATCAGCACTAAAACTCAATTGCTATTTCCGGTGAGTACCAAACTTAGTTTTTCAGGGGCTTACCTTTACCGCGAAGCCAAAAATAAAAACACAGATGAACAGGCAACCACACACGAATTCCGAGTAGGAGTCAACTATCATTTATTGCCCAAAGTAAAACTTCATGCTGCCGGAACAGTCATCGATGCAAAATCATTCAGCCATGATTACACTAGTTTCTCAAGCGAGTTATCAGCAAAAATGAAACTTTTAAAATTGCAGGATCTTGAGCTCGGATTTAAACAAGATATTCAGAATTACAATGCCGATTTAGTCGATCGCGAGTTGAAAGCCAATCACTTTTACTTGAACCATAACTTGGGCTCTAATGTTGGCGTTGGATGGTTTACCCAATATTTCTACACGAACCAATCGGACGAAAATGTTCGCAATCTGTTATTTACATCTTTGTACTACAATATTCTATCAAAACCTGTTCTTAAAACAGGCTTCAATTTTCAGACGATCGGATTTAAAGAACAGCGCCCTACTGTTTATTTCAGCCCCGAAAAATTCAAAGTTTACGAATTATTTCTGGATTTTTTGAAGGATGAAAACAGCATTCAAGATCAATCGGGCTTATTTTACGGGTTAAATGCAGCTGCCGGATATCAGTTTATTGAAGATGGCAAAAAGCAATTTACTCACCGAGTGCAGGTGAAATTGGGCTACAAAGCCAGCAATCGATTATTGGCGAATTTCTACGGTACGCAAAGTAATATCGCATCGGCCACTGCCGCCGGTTTCTCTTTTACTGAAGTAGGCTTACGCTTGAAATGGCAGATTAGCTCGTCGCCCATTTTCAACCGGAAAAAGTATGACCACTTTCGCTAA
- a CDS encoding LytTR family DNA-binding domain-containing protein, which translates to MNCIIVDDEETARIVINRLITKNGNLNKLADFSNAMDAIKFMNQNEQVDLIFLDIHMPAFSGFDFIQTIKNPPKIILTTSDRNFAIEAFEYECIVDYLTKPITQERFDKAVTRAFSVKKSITVENAPIQQGVAAESGQTLFVNIDRRLIKIDMPSINYIEASGDYISIKTEKKNYTVHSTLKKIEDKLPDSIFLKVHRSYIINVNKIVDIEDNSVLIEKNVIPVSRSNRPELIKRLNLL; encoded by the coding sequence ATGAATTGTATCATAGTTGACGATGAAGAAACAGCTCGTATTGTAATTAATCGGTTAATTACCAAGAATGGAAACCTGAATAAGTTAGCCGATTTTTCAAACGCGATGGACGCCATCAAGTTTATGAACCAGAATGAGCAGGTTGATCTTATTTTTCTCGATATTCATATGCCTGCCTTTTCTGGTTTTGATTTTATTCAGACCATTAAAAATCCACCCAAAATTATTCTCACCACCTCAGATCGTAATTTTGCTATTGAAGCCTTTGAGTACGAATGCATCGTTGATTACCTGACCAAGCCGATTACGCAGGAACGGTTCGATAAAGCTGTTACCCGCGCTTTTTCGGTAAAAAAGTCAATAACGGTTGAAAATGCGCCCATACAACAAGGTGTAGCGGCTGAATCGGGACAAACATTATTTGTAAATATTGACCGGCGGCTAATCAAAATTGATATGCCTTCGATTAACTACATCGAAGCAAGTGGAGATTACATTTCAATCAAAACGGAGAAAAAAAACTATACGGTTCATTCAACGCTGAAAAAAATTGAAGATAAATTACCCGACAGTATTTTTCTGAAAGTTCATCGCTCCTACATCATCAATGTAAATAAAATTGTTGACATTGAAGATAACAGTGTTTTAATTGAAAAGAACGTCATTCCGGTGAGCCGGTCGAATCGTCCCGAACTGATTAAAAGGCTCAATCTTTTATAA
- a CDS encoding glycoside hydrolase family 2 TIM barrel-domain containing protein encodes MMVSLNKIIYRGLLILSFVGVNLLILFGLSQILAYLSTGADRSNMLHLDVKRTEVYLPELNWESLENPGRPMEMQTLGDLQKDYLDAWYVRNVAYQTNQPYGIEDYYTDSARVNLFSLIEWNKSQDIHIESTTLNHSPFLDFYSADGQLVSFTDKQVVQYQKIYKNNELIATVQDTSDYQVVMLLEDGFWRIRHQVKLTPSLPIEKTKRSNQYQVKNGELLVNGETFSIAGINYYPQDTPWDMFAEKFDSTIINNDFKFIRQSVFNSIRIFIPYHDFGKAEVKEDKLKKLQIVLDLASQNQLKVVATLFDFYGDYSVMDWSLTNQHAKIVVSRFKDHPAILAWDLKNEPDLDFESRGKENVLEWLRQMASEVQQYDSNHLITIGWASPQAATNLKNVVDLVSFHYYQEIDQFQEKVAALRQAVPSKPLVLQEYGLSTYRGIWNPFGNSLKDQEAYYKKMQAFLEEEKLAFMLWTLYDFKHVPSSVVGRLPWRKSNQKHFGILDRLGNPKPAFRFFNR; translated from the coding sequence ATGATGGTCTCACTCAATAAAATAATATACCGCGGATTACTAATCTTATCATTTGTCGGAGTCAATCTGCTCATTCTATTCGGGTTGAGCCAGATTCTTGCTTACCTAAGCACGGGGGCCGATCGTAGCAATATGCTGCATCTGGATGTAAAACGAACCGAAGTTTACCTGCCCGAACTAAATTGGGAAAGCCTCGAAAACCCCGGACGACCAATGGAAATGCAAACATTGGGCGATCTTCAAAAAGATTATCTTGATGCCTGGTACGTTCGGAATGTGGCTTATCAAACCAATCAGCCTTACGGCATTGAAGATTATTATACCGACAGTGCCCGGGTGAACCTTTTTTCTTTGATTGAATGGAATAAAAGCCAGGATATTCATATTGAAAGTACCACACTAAACCACTCTCCTTTTCTTGATTTTTACAGTGCCGACGGACAATTGGTCTCTTTCACGGATAAACAGGTGGTGCAATACCAGAAAATCTATAAAAACAATGAATTAATTGCCACCGTTCAGGATACTTCCGATTACCAGGTGGTTATGTTACTGGAAGATGGGTTTTGGCGGATTCGGCATCAGGTAAAGCTGACTCCTTCTTTACCAATTGAAAAAACGAAGCGTTCGAACCAATACCAGGTAAAAAACGGGGAGCTATTGGTAAATGGAGAAACGTTTTCGATTGCTGGCATTAATTATTATCCGCAGGATACGCCCTGGGACATGTTTGCTGAAAAATTTGATTCGACCATTATAAACAATGATTTTAAATTTATAAGGCAGTCGGTTTTTAACAGCATCCGGATTTTTATACCGTACCACGATTTTGGGAAAGCAGAAGTGAAGGAAGATAAATTGAAAAAGCTACAAATTGTTCTTGATTTAGCCAGCCAGAATCAGCTGAAAGTAGTCGCAACACTTTTTGACTTTTACGGCGATTATTCGGTGATGGATTGGAGTCTTACAAACCAGCATGCCAAAATTGTGGTGTCGCGTTTTAAAGATCATCCGGCCATACTTGCATGGGATTTGAAAAACGAACCAGATCTGGACTTTGAAAGCCGGGGAAAAGAAAATGTATTGGAATGGCTCAGGCAAATGGCTTCGGAAGTGCAGCAATACGATTCGAATCACCTCATCACTATTGGCTGGGCGAGCCCGCAAGCAGCAACAAATTTAAAAAATGTTGTTGATCTTGTTTCCTTTCATTATTATCAGGAGATTGATCAATTTCAGGAGAAAGTTGCAGCGCTCAGGCAAGCGGTTCCATCCAAACCTTTGGTGTTGCAGGAATATGGCCTGTCGACTTATCGTGGAATCTGGAATCCGTTTGGAAACAGCCTGAAAGACCAGGAGGCTTATTATAAAAAAATGCAAGCCTTTCTGGAAGAAGAAAAACTTGCATTTATGCTTTGGACACTATACGATTTTAAACATGTTCCCAGTTCTGTTGTTGGTCGCTTGCCTTGGCGGAAAAGCAACCAGAAACATTTCGGTATTTTAGACCGCCTCGGGAATCCGAAGCCTGCTTTTCGATTCTTTAACCGTTGA
- a CDS encoding oligosaccharide flippase family protein, whose amino-acid sequence MILAQLKTKRISAEQFFMLSVMIVNGGNYLYNLLLGRILGPVQFSDAAILITLLLVLSFVAMTFQLTVTKFAVNYSEQGEQDFLNSMKRKALVISLILGGLIAAFSPQLQQIFNTNSKSMFILFALGIPVYFLMSINRGFYQGHKDFIKLSISYQSEMLSRLLLTLLFLLLLSTNTSALVAVGILFSLFFGLIPFKKTGLTFRSKLKLDVAERKQINRFILITAFYEMTQIIINNSDILLVKHYFDAYEAGLFASLALIGRVVYFIAWMFVMILLPTVVEKSKNGENTLPVFFKYLSYVVLLATVIVLSTMTFPELIVILMFGSAYLEIAPILWQYAIATAIFAISNVFVYYFLSLEKYWPVVISGVFGMAQIGLIVFFHNSLAQVVHVQILAMVALLLIQVAFFIYQHKINIHRR is encoded by the coding sequence ATGATTCTCGCACAACTAAAAACAAAACGAATTTCGGCTGAGCAATTTTTCATGCTCAGTGTCATGATTGTAAATGGTGGCAATTATTTATACAATTTATTACTGGGCCGGATTTTAGGTCCCGTACAATTTTCTGATGCTGCCATTCTGATTACCCTCTTATTGGTCTTGTCGTTCGTAGCAATGACTTTCCAACTGACTGTAACCAAATTTGCTGTGAACTACAGCGAGCAGGGCGAACAAGATTTTCTGAATAGTATGAAGCGGAAAGCTTTAGTGATCAGCTTAATTTTAGGTGGACTGATTGCTGCTTTTTCGCCACAACTTCAGCAAATATTCAATACCAATTCAAAAAGCATGTTCATTCTTTTTGCCTTGGGAATACCAGTTTACTTTCTTATGAGTATCAACCGTGGATTTTACCAAGGACATAAAGATTTTATAAAACTGAGTATTAGTTACCAATCGGAGATGTTGAGCCGGTTGCTGTTAACTTTACTTTTCCTGCTACTATTAAGTACGAATACTTCGGCATTGGTTGCAGTAGGAATTTTATTCTCCTTGTTTTTTGGATTGATACCGTTTAAGAAAACCGGTCTGACTTTTCGTTCAAAGTTAAAATTAGATGTGGCCGAACGAAAGCAAATCAATCGGTTTATCCTGATTACGGCTTTCTACGAAATGACACAAATCATTATTAACAACAGCGATATTTTATTGGTGAAGCATTATTTTGATGCATACGAGGCCGGACTGTTTGCCTCATTGGCTTTAATTGGCCGAGTCGTTTATTTTATTGCCTGGATGTTTGTCATGATTTTACTTCCCACGGTGGTTGAAAAAAGTAAAAACGGTGAAAACACCTTGCCGGTCTTTTTCAAATACCTGAGCTACGTTGTTTTACTGGCGACGGTCATCGTTTTGTCAACCATGACTTTCCCGGAGTTGATTGTGATCCTGATGTTTGGTTCGGCTTACCTTGAAATTGCTCCTATTTTATGGCAATACGCCATTGCTACAGCCATTTTCGCAATCTCAAATGTATTTGTGTACTATTTTCTTTCGTTGGAAAAATATTGGCCTGTGGTGATATCCGGAGTATTTGGCATGGCACAAATCGGCTTGATTGTATTCTTCCACAATTCGCTAGCACAAGTAGTTCATGTACAAATTCTGGCGATGGTTGCTTTGCTTTTGATCCAGGTGGCGTTTTTCATTTATCAGCACAAGATAAATATTCACCGAAGGTAA
- a CDS encoding response regulator has translation MKVLAIDDQQLVLLPLERRLKELGYEVRTARSVKEGIEAFGDFGPNLVIVDMNIPDVSGIEMVKFIRLEVQSTIPVMVLSGITDDKLIVECYELGIDDYMKKPLSLDEVSARVKRLIGPGKAPATKVSSANTIIQKRCVGVVIPCYNEEKRLLSKEFTDFVDRHSGYHLCFVNDGSRDNTLEVLHELKKGREDYVTVYNCEKNGGKAEAVRLGMLHMANYSDLDYIGFLDADLSTDLSDFDDLTKTIETSNFKIVSGSRISRMGANITKESARKIISLTINFIIRKILGMDFKDTQCGAKIMDKEIIPIAFNRKFLTRWLFDVEIFMRMRIHYGSTKAQNYICEQPLKRWIHADGSKLSMKDSIKIVFQLAQIGWNYRIKKNNNTPMLMIANTLS, from the coding sequence ATGAAAGTATTAGCAATTGACGATCAACAACTGGTATTATTACCACTAGAAAGAAGATTAAAAGAATTAGGATACGAAGTAAGAACAGCTCGATCAGTGAAAGAAGGAATAGAGGCTTTTGGTGATTTTGGACCGAACCTGGTAATCGTTGATATGAATATTCCTGACGTATCAGGAATTGAAATGGTGAAATTTATTCGTTTGGAAGTTCAATCAACGATTCCGGTAATGGTTCTTTCAGGAATCACTGACGACAAATTAATCGTAGAATGCTACGAACTCGGAATTGACGACTACATGAAAAAGCCGTTGAGCTTAGACGAAGTGAGTGCTCGGGTGAAAAGATTAATTGGCCCGGGAAAAGCACCGGCAACGAAAGTTTCTTCAGCAAATACCATTATTCAGAAACGATGTGTAGGAGTAGTTATCCCTTGTTATAATGAAGAAAAAAGATTGTTAAGCAAAGAATTTACAGATTTTGTAGATCGCCATTCGGGTTATCACCTTTGCTTTGTAAACGATGGAAGCCGCGATAATACGCTGGAAGTTTTACACGAATTGAAAAAAGGCCGTGAAGATTATGTGACTGTTTATAATTGCGAAAAGAACGGTGGAAAAGCGGAAGCAGTGCGCCTGGGAATGTTACACATGGCAAATTACTCAGACTTGGATTACATTGGCTTTTTGGATGCCGATTTGTCGACTGACTTGTCAGACTTTGATGACTTAACAAAAACCATTGAAACTTCAAATTTTAAAATTGTCAGTGGTTCCAGAATCAGCCGCATGGGAGCGAACATCACAAAAGAGTCGGCTCGTAAAATTATCAGCCTCACGATTAATTTCATCATCCGGAAAATTCTGGGCATGGACTTTAAAGATACGCAGTGCGGAGCTAAAATTATGGATAAAGAAATTATACCGATTGCATTTAACCGCAAGTTTTTAACCCGTTGGTTATTCGATGTCGAAATTTTTATGCGAATGAGAATACACTACGGTAGCACCAAAGCGCAAAATTACATCTGTGAGCAACCATTGAAGCGCTGGATCCATGCTGACGGATCGAAACTATCGATGAAAGACTCCATTAAAATTGTTTTTCAGCTTGCGCAAATTGGCTGGAACTATCGTATAAAAAAAAATAACAACACGCCAATGTTGATGATAGCGAATACCCTTAGTTGA